In Leptodactylus fuscus isolate aLepFus1 chromosome 2, aLepFus1.hap2, whole genome shotgun sequence, one genomic interval encodes:
- the LOC142195718 gene encoding retinol dehydrogenase 7-like, with protein sequence MCLLLLMLLGLLIVYRWYRQRQILENLTDKYVFITGCDSGFGNLLARQLDKRGMKVLASCFTEKGAENLKKEASSRLQTTILDIADSKSVSSAAEWVSRIVGDQGLWGLVNNAGIAGEIAPFGWMKKEDIVKVLDVNLLGMIDVTLTFLPLIRKAKGRIVNVSSIVGRLPIMTNGYNISKYGVEVFSDTLRQELNNFGIKVSIIEPGAFSTSISNVDLFKKNVEERFQMLPAETKKVYGEQYLKKFIESLEQLVATSSPKLYLVTNCMEHALTACHPWTRYSAGLDAKLFYIPLSYFPTFIIDYILTRNGPKPAQGIK encoded by the exons ATGTGTCTCCTTCTGTTGATGCTATTAGGTTTGTTAATAGTATACAGATGGTACAGGCAGAGGCAGATACTGGAGAATCTCACAGATAAATATGTCTTCATTACTGGATGTGACAGCGGGTTTGGAAACCTGCTGGCCAGGCAATTGGATAAACGTGGAATGAAGGTTCTTGCGTCTTGCTTTACGGAGAAAGGGGCTGAGAACTTGAAGAAGGAGGCATCAAGTAGACTGCAAACTACAATACTTGATATTGCTGATAGCAAGAGTGTGAGCTCTGCAGCTGAGTGGGTGTCTCGTATTGTTGGAGACCAAG GACTCTGGGGTCTGGTGAATAATGCTGGTATTGCTGGTGAAATTGCTCCCTTTGGATGGATGAAAAAAGAAGACATTGTTAAGGTTCTGGATGTGAATTTACTGGGGATGATTGATGTGACACTGACATTTCTGCCACTGATCAGGAAAGCCAAAGGAAGGATTGTCAATGTTTCGAGTATAGTTGGAAGATTGCCCATTATGACAAATGGTTACAATATCTCCAAATATGGCGTGGAAGTCTTCTCCGATACTTTAAG GCAAGAGCTTAATAATTTTGGGATAAAAGTTTCGATAATTGAACCGGGGGCGTTCAGCACAAGCATTTCCAATGTAGATTTGTTTAAGAAGAACGTGGAGGAAAGATTCCAGATGTTGCCAGCTGAGACCAAGAAGGTGTATGGAGAGCAATACCTCAAGAAAT TTATAGAAAGTTTGGAACAATTGGTTGCAACAAGTTCTCCCAAGCTCTACCTGGTAACAAACTGTATGGAGCATGCACTGACTGCCTGTCATCCCTGGACAAGATACTCTGCTGGATTGGATGCCAAACTATTCTACATTCCTCTTTCCTACTTCCCAACATTTATAATTGACTACATTTTAACACGCAATGGACCCAAACCAGCTCAAGGAATTAAGTGA